The genomic region GAAAAGTCCCAAAGCCGACCAGTTGCTGACCCTGCGGGAAGCAGAGGCTGGGGGTACGTTCCGCCCGGCCAAAGCCGTTCAGCCCTTTCTGACCGAAATGCCCGCCCCCCTCGCCTACCAGCATCCGGGCCAGCCGCTGAACGATTTCAAACGCCAGCCGCTGATGGTCAATCCGCTTTCGTTTAACGGCCCCTGTCTGGTAAAAGGTGATGTGAACGGCGACGGGCGCGACGATGTGTATGCCGGAGGTGGCAGCGGCCAGCCCGGTGCCCTCTTTCTTCAGCAGGCCGACGGACGTTTCAGCCGGTCGAACCAGCCCGCCTTTGCCGCCGACGCCGGGAGCGAAGATGCCGATGCCGTCTTTTTCGACGCCAACGGGGACGGCCATCCGGACCTGTACGTCGCCAGCGGCGGTTACGGCAATTTTCTGCCCGACGACGCCCGCCTGCAGGATCGCCTGTACCTGAACGACGGCAAGGGGAACTTCGCCAAAGCCGCCAGCGCCCTGCCCGTCATGCGGGTCAGCAAAGGTTGCGTTCGGGTGGCCGACGTGAACGGCGATGCCCGCCCGGACCTGTTTGTCGGTGGCCGGGTGATTCCGGGCCGCTATCCGGAGACGCCGCAAAGCTACCTGCTCATCAATGCCGGCAACGGGACGTTCCGGGACCAGACCGCCGCCCTCGCGCCCGAACTTCAGCGCATCGGCATGGTGACGGACGCCGCCTGGGTGGATCTGAACGGAGACCGCAAACAGGAACTGGTCGTGGTCGGCGAGTGGATGCCCGTCACGGTGCTGGGGTCCGATAACGGTAAATTTGCCAACAAAACCACGGTCTTTTTCGGAGAAGAGTACCGCGGCTGGTGGAATCGCCTGCTCGTCGATGACCTGAACGGCGACGGCAAACCCGACCTGCTGGCCGGTAATCTGGGCCTGAATTCCCAGTGCCGGGTTACCAAAGAGCAGCCCGCTGAACTGTTTTTCAAGGATTTTGACGACAACGGGTCCGTCGATCCGATTCTTTGCATGCCCATCGGGGGCAAAAGCTACCCGTACGTCACGCGCGACGAACTCCTCGACCAGATGAGCATCATGCGGACACGTTTCCCGGACTACAAAAGCTACGCGGATGCGACGTACGAAACCGTCTTTACGCCGGAAGAACGGGAAGGCGCTACCCGGCTGGAGGCCAATTACCTGCAAACAGCCCTGTTTCTGAACCAGGGCGGCCAGTTGAAGGCACAGGCCCTGCCGCTGGAAGTGCAGGCGTCCCCGGTCTTTGCCATCACGACGCTGGATTACGACGGCGACGGCCACAAGGACCTCCTGTTGGGCGGCAACATCAACCGCGGACGGCTTCGTTTCGGAAAGTACGACGCCAACTATGGAATGCTCCTGCGTGGCGACGGAAAAGGGGCCTTTGCCTACATCCCGCAGCGGCAGTCCGGTTTAGGGGTAAAAGGCGATGTCCGGTGCATTCTTCCGGTGGGCAATACCCTGCTTTTTGGCATCAACGGGCAGGCCGTCAAAGCGTATCAGACTAAACCCAGACTGGCGTTATGAGACCGCTTCTTTACGTAATTTCCCTGCTTTCGCTGGCGCTCCTCGGCGGCTGTTCCTCCCCGGACAAAGCGCCGGAACTCGAAAACCGCCAGATCAGCGAAGTGGTCGGCCAGATGACCGAAGTGATGATTCACGACGTGTCGAACCCGCCGCTGGCCGCCCGTTTTTTCGCCTATGCCTGTCTGGCCGGACACGAGGCGCTGGCCCAGCAGGACAGTAGCGTACGCAGCTTTGCCGGGCGCATCAACGGGTTGAAGCCGCTGGAAAAGCCCGCCGTTGACGGCCCGGTATCGCCCAGCCTCAGCGCCGTGCTGGCCATGCTGGAAACAGCCCGGAAAATGCAGCCTTCCGGCAGTCGGCATGAAGTTTACCAGAAAAGCCTGCTCGATTCGTGTCGGCGGGTCGGTTTTTCGGAGGAAATGATTGCCAACTCGGGGCAGTTTGCGGTGGGTATCAGCAAGCAGATTCTGGCCTACGCCAAAGCCGACCGATATAACCGCATCAGCAATTACCCGCGTTATACGCCGCAGGGCCAGCCGGGCACCTGGTACCCGACCCCGCCGGGCTATTTTGCGCCGGTAGAGCCGTATTTCAATACTGTTCGGCCCTTTACCCTGGATACCTGCCACCAGTTCAAACCCGCCCCGCCCGCGGCGTTTTCCACGGCTAAATCTTCCCCGTTTTTTAAGTTGATGGAGGCGGTTTACCGGCAGCCCCTGACGCCCGAACAGCGGGAAATCGCCGCTTTCTGGGATTGCAATCCGTTTGCTTTGCAGGAAAACGGGCATCTGCTGGTCGGCATGAAAAAGATTTCGCCGGGGGCGCACTGGATGGGCATCACGGGCATTGCCTGCAAACAAAGCAAAGCCTCGTTTGCCAAAGCCATGCAGGTGCACACGGTGGTCGCCATGGGCTTAATGGACGGGTTTATCGGCTGTTGGGACGAAAAATACCGCAGCCACCGCATTCGGCCCGAGACCGCCATCCGGAAGCACCTCGACCCGACCTGGAAGCCCATGCTGCAAACGCCGCCTTTTCCGGAATACCTGAGCGGTCATTCGACGATTTCGTCCGCCGCGGCGGTGATTCTGACGCACTATTTTGGCGATAATTTCCGCTACACCGATACCGTGGAAGAACGCTACGGCCTGAAAGCCCGCTCCTTCACTTCCTTCCAGCAGGCGGCCGTAGAAGCCGGTATCTCCCGCTTTTACGGCGGTATTCACTTCATGGATGCCATCGAACAGGGGCGCTGGCAGGGTCTGAAGACCGGCGAATGGGTCGTTGCCAAAGTGGAAGGAAAACCGCTGATTGCCCGAAAATAAAGCCATTCGTCCACTCCTCACGCCATGAACCGACGCCTTTTTCTGAAATCCTCCGCGGCGGGCCTGACCGGCCTGGTGTTCGCCCCGTCCGGAAAACCAACGGAAGTTCCCGTCCGGGCGCTGACGAAAGGGCCGGGCTTTCACTGGTTCGGGTATTACGACAAGCTCCAGTTCGACCCGACCAACCGGTACGTGCTGGGCATGCAGGTAAGCTTCGAAGGTCGCTCGCCGACGGCGGACGATGTCGTCAAAATTGGCATGATCGATTTGCGGAAAGGCGACCGCTGGATTGAGCTGGGCGAAAGCAGCGCCTGGGGCTGGCAGCAGGGCTGTATGCTGCAATGGGTTCCGGGGTCGGGCTCGAAAATCATCTGGAACGACCGGGTAGGCAACCAGTACGTCAGCCACATCCTGGATGTGTTTACCCGAAAAAAGCAGACGCTGCCCAAAGCGATTTACGCCCTGAGTCCGGATGGAAAGTGGGCGGTTGGAACAGAGTTTAGCCGCATTCAGGACTTGCGGCCGGGCTATGGCTACGCGGGCATTCGCGACCCGTTTTACGAGGTCAAAGCGCCGGAGGCTATTGGCCTGTACCGGATGAATCTGGAAACGGGTGACGTGCGCCTGCTGATGTCGCTGGCCGAAGCCGCCGCGATCCCGCACAACGGAGCCGACGTTGCGGACAATTTTCACTGGTTCAATCACCTGCTGGTCAACACCGACGGCAGCCGCCTGACCTTTCTGCACCGCTGGCGGGCCCGGCGCGAGGACCGGCAGGTGATGGCCCGGACCAATTTTGTGACCCGCATGTTCACCGTCAATCCCGACGGCAGCGACCGATTTATCATCGACCCGTCAGGCTTCACCTCCCACTTCATCTGGCGCGACCCGACGCATATCTGCGCTTACACGAAGCCAACCGGACAGGCTTCCGGCTTCTACATTCTTCAGGATAAAACCGGGAAAATGGAGCCGATCAAAACCGACAAGATGCCGGTGAACGGGCACCAGACCTACGTGCCGGGAAAAGGAAACGACTGGATTCTGAACGACAATTACGCCGGAACGCAAAACCGGAACCAGACGCCCTACCTCTACCACCAGCCTACCGACCGTCGCATCGACCTCGGCCATTTTCCCGCCGGTGAAAGCTACGTGGCCGAGTGGCGCTGCGACCTCCACCCCCGCAGCAGCAACGACGGCAATTATGTCTGCATCGATTCCACCCACGGCGGCAACGGAAGGCAGCTCTACCTCCTCGACCTGCGGCCCCTTTGGGGAGTTAAGAGTTAAAAATTAAGAGTTAAAAGTAGGCTCCGCTTAATAAGGTATCCTGACCGGGCGGAGTCTACTTTTAACTCTTAACTTTTAACTTTTAACTTTTAACTTTTAACTTTTAACTTTTAACTAATTAAACCTCTTCGGTTTGAAGCTGCTTTTCGTAGAGTTCGCGGTAGGCGCCGTTTTTCTCGAAGAGCTGGTCGTGGGTGCCTTCCTCGACGACTACGCCATCGTCGAGTACGATAATCTTGTCCGCTAGTTTGGCCGACGAAACCCGGTGCGAGATGACGACCGAGGTCCGGGATTCCATGATGCGGTGCAGGTTGTTGAGGATAATGTTTTCGGTGTTGGTGTCTACGGCCGAAAGACAGTCGTCCAGAATCAGGATTTTGGGGTCGCGGGCGATGGCGCGGGCGATGCTCAGGCGCTGTTTCTGTCCGCCCGAAAGCGTCACGCCCCGTTCGCCGATACGGGTTTCATATCCTTCCGGAAAGTCCAGGACGTTCCTGTACAGGTCGGCATCCTTCACGGCCTGCTCGATCTTGGCCTGTTCCATCTGCGGCATCCCAAAGCGAACGTTGTTGCTGATGGTGTCGGAGAACAGGAACACCTCCTGCGGCACGTAGCCCATCTGGCGGCGGAGCGCAGCCAGTTCATAGTCCCGGATCGGAACGCCGTCGATGAGGACTTCGCCGCTGGTCGGGTCGTACATGCGGGTCAGCAGGTTGGCCAGCGTGCTTTTGCCGGAACCCGTGGTGCCCAGAATCGCGACGGTTTCGCCCGCCTTTACTTTCATGTTAAAGTTTTTCAGGGCCACGATTCCCGAGTCCGGATACACAAACCGGACATTCCGGAACTCGACCTCCCCGGCCACTTCGCGCACGACATTTTTTTCCGAAACCAAATCCGTCTGGACCGCCAGAAATTCGTTGATGCGCTGCTGCGAAGCCGCCGCCCGCTGGGTCTGGCTCGTGGTCCAGCCGAGGGCCATTACCGGCCAGGTCAGCATGTTGACGTACAGAATAAATTCGGTGATGTTGCCCGGCGTGAGTCGGCCCGCCAGAATTTCCTGCCCGCCGACGTAAACGACCAGCACGTTGCTCAGGCCCACCAGCGTCACGACCAGCGGGTAAAACAGGGAATCTACCCGGGTCAGCCGCAGGGATTTCTGCCGGTAGTAATCACTTTCCCGGGTAAACGTCTCCGCCGAAGCCTCCTCCTGCACAAACGCTTTCAGCACCCGGATGCCCGAAAAAGCTTCCTGCACGAAGGTAGACAGGCGCGAAAGGCTCTGCTGAATTTCCTCCGACCGCCGGATAATGGTGTTGTTGACCAGATAAATCGCTACGGAAAGCAGCGGCAGGGGCAGCAGCACGTACAGACTCAGCCGGGCGTTGATGGACACCATGTACGAAATGACCAGAATGAACAGCACGATCAGGTTCAGCCCGTACATGATCGACGGCCCCACGTACATCCGGACCTTGCTCACGTCTTCCGAAATGCGGGCCATCAAGTCGCCGGTATTGTTCTTCCGGTAAAAACTCAGCGGAAGCGTCTGGTAGTGGTCGTAAATCTCGTTTTTAAGGTCGTATTCGATGTGCCGCGACATCACGATGAGCGTCTGCCGGACCAGGAACAGGAAGAAGCCTTTTAGCAGCGCCATCGCCAGAATCAGCAGCCCGTAGAGCAGGATGCTGTAGGCAAAAAGGTCGTAGAGTTGCGTCTGAAGGCGACTGCCGTTGTAGAGAAAATAAATATCGAGCGTTTCGCGAACCAGGTCCAGCGCGTAACGGACCATCTGCGCGGGCAGAATCCCGAACATGTTCGAAACAATGGTAAAAATGGTGCCCCAGATGAGATACCATTTATATTTCAGGAGATACTTATTTAGGTGAGCAAGCGCTTTCACAGGGGCAAACGGCTAACGAGATAAGAGGATATGGGGGTAACAGCAATCGAGACGGAAAGGTTGCCGTCTGAACCGGGATTACGCAGATTAACCGATGTACCCGGATTGTACGAGGCTGTTTTGCGGCGGACCGGCCAGCGCCTTCTTCAAACAATCCTGTTAAATCAATTAATCAGCGTAATCCCCGTTCCGACAATTTTTGTACCTTTGCACCTCAATTTCAACCCGCAAGTTCTTTGTTTCTTGCCGTTCATCGGAAATCCGAACCACGGAAAATTTATGCTGAGCAGACGTTTGTTGCGTATAAAAGTCATGCAGGCGCTTTATGCCCTGCGCCAGTCGGAATTGTCGAACCAGCAACTGGCCCTGGATGCCATTGCGGCGCAGTTTCAGCCGGATTTGAATTCAATGGAACCCCAGAATCTTCAGCAACTGGAAGGCTACCGCCGCCTGGCGTCCCTGCTGTTTGAGGAGGGACTGAACCAGCAGGGCGCGCTGCCCCACGACGACGAAACGCCGCATAAAGTCTGGAAAGCAGCCAACGAGGCCCTGCTGCTGTACCGGAGCCGCAGCGTGAAGGAACGGGATGTACTGGTCCGGCAGATCGTCGATGAAGTCCGGACGCTGGACGATTCGTACTATAAGGTGCTGCTGCTGCTGGTCGAACTGGCGCATGTGGCCCGTCTGGACCGCGAACGGGTCTACGCCGACCCCGACGCCGTGCCCATCGCCCAGGAATCCAGCCTCGACCGCAACCGCGTCATCCGGGCGGTGGCCGAATTTACTCCGTTCGATCTGGAAGTGATTCGCCGGGGCATTTCGTGGCAGGATGAACTGCCGCTGGTCCGGAAGATTTTTC from Tellurirhabdus rosea harbors:
- a CDS encoding vanadium-dependent haloperoxidase, which translates into the protein MRPLLYVISLLSLALLGGCSSPDKAPELENRQISEVVGQMTEVMIHDVSNPPLAARFFAYACLAGHEALAQQDSSVRSFAGRINGLKPLEKPAVDGPVSPSLSAVLAMLETARKMQPSGSRHEVYQKSLLDSCRRVGFSEEMIANSGQFAVGISKQILAYAKADRYNRISNYPRYTPQGQPGTWYPTPPGYFAPVEPYFNTVRPFTLDTCHQFKPAPPAAFSTAKSSPFFKLMEAVYRQPLTPEQREIAAFWDCNPFALQENGHLLVGMKKISPGAHWMGITGIACKQSKASFAKAMQVHTVVAMGLMDGFIGCWDEKYRSHRIRPETAIRKHLDPTWKPMLQTPPFPEYLSGHSTISSAAAVILTHYFGDNFRYTDTVEERYGLKARSFTSFQQAAVEAGISRFYGGIHFMDAIEQGRWQGLKTGEWVVAKVEGKPLIARK
- a CDS encoding ABC transporter ATP-binding protein, giving the protein MKALAHLNKYLLKYKWYLIWGTIFTIVSNMFGILPAQMVRYALDLVRETLDIYFLYNGSRLQTQLYDLFAYSILLYGLLILAMALLKGFFLFLVRQTLIVMSRHIEYDLKNEIYDHYQTLPLSFYRKNNTGDLMARISEDVSKVRMYVGPSIMYGLNLIVLFILVISYMVSINARLSLYVLLPLPLLSVAIYLVNNTIIRRSEEIQQSLSRLSTFVQEAFSGIRVLKAFVQEEASAETFTRESDYYRQKSLRLTRVDSLFYPLVVTLVGLSNVLVVYVGGQEILAGRLTPGNITEFILYVNMLTWPVMALGWTTSQTQRAAASQQRINEFLAVQTDLVSEKNVVREVAGEVEFRNVRFVYPDSGIVALKNFNMKVKAGETVAILGTTGSGKSTLANLLTRMYDPTSGEVLIDGVPIRDYELAALRRQMGYVPQEVFLFSDTISNNVRFGMPQMEQAKIEQAVKDADLYRNVLDFPEGYETRIGERGVTLSGGQKQRLSIARAIARDPKILILDDCLSAVDTNTENIILNNLHRIMESRTSVVISHRVSSAKLADKIIVLDDGVVVEEGTHDQLFEKNGAYRELYEKQLQTEEV